A stretch of the Staphylococcus sp. NRL 16/872 genome encodes the following:
- a CDS encoding leucyl aminopeptidase family protein — protein MVNFNNNNDLKQAEVLILGLPDHINQLGTINYNNEDLTQCIDTYRHQHLIGSTLGKVSSTLITLENGSKRLITVGLGNLKSLNYAELLKAFGHLFQFLKEEGVTDADVLFETFISKEVTQEKVAEVFGLQSEQAIYVFDNYKSNKSAPYQLDLNIISENENLVSEIEKGVIVGQSVNLARDFSNMPPNILTPAYFAEQIEDHFAESKVEIDIKDGETLLAEGFGLIHAVGKGSENQPRVITLTYNGAQSDASPVALVGKGITYDSGGYSIKSKMGMQTMKFDMCGAANVVGMIEAASRLELPINIVGVIASAENMINHNAMKPDDVFTALSGETVEMLNSDAEGRLVLGDAVFYANQFKPSIILDFATLTGAAVAALGEDKAALLNSNANNDIQNILASAKAVDEFAFELPITSTEQRLIRNSDVADLVNHTNGQGKALFAATFVTHFSGETPHIHFDIAGPATTNISSYKGPKGPTGSMITTVVNWLRQ, from the coding sequence ATGGTCAATTTTAATAACAACAACGATTTAAAACAGGCAGAAGTTCTAATCTTAGGTTTGCCAGATCACATTAATCAATTAGGTACGATTAATTATAATAATGAAGATTTAACGCAATGTATTGATACATATCGCCATCAGCATCTTATAGGAAGCACGTTAGGTAAAGTTTCCTCGACGCTTATAACACTTGAAAATGGCTCTAAACGTTTAATAACTGTTGGGTTAGGTAATTTGAAATCACTTAATTATGCAGAATTATTGAAAGCGTTCGGTCATTTGTTTCAATTTTTAAAAGAAGAGGGTGTAACGGACGCAGATGTACTCTTTGAGACGTTCATTTCAAAAGAGGTGACGCAAGAGAAAGTGGCGGAAGTCTTTGGATTACAAAGTGAACAAGCCATTTATGTATTTGATAATTATAAATCAAATAAATCTGCGCCTTATCAACTAGATTTAAATATCATTTCAGAGAATGAAAATTTAGTCTCAGAAATTGAAAAGGGTGTAATAGTAGGTCAATCTGTTAATCTAGCCCGTGATTTCAGTAATATGCCTCCTAATATTTTAACGCCAGCATATTTTGCAGAACAAATTGAAGATCACTTTGCAGAAAGTAAAGTTGAAATAGACATTAAAGATGGTGAAACGTTATTAGCAGAAGGCTTTGGCTTAATTCATGCAGTAGGAAAAGGCTCTGAGAACCAACCAAGAGTTATTACTTTAACGTATAATGGTGCTCAAAGCGATGCATCTCCTGTAGCATTAGTCGGCAAAGGTATTACTTACGATTCAGGTGGTTACAGTATTAAATCTAAAATGGGCATGCAAACGATGAAATTTGATATGTGTGGCGCAGCGAATGTCGTAGGAATGATTGAGGCAGCGTCACGATTAGAACTTCCTATTAATATCGTGGGTGTGATTGCATCTGCTGAAAATATGATTAATCATAATGCAATGAAACCTGATGATGTGTTCACAGCACTTAGTGGAGAAACAGTGGAAATGCTAAATAGTGATGCGGAAGGTCGTTTAGTTTTAGGAGATGCTGTTTTTTATGCAAATCAATTCAAACCAAGCATTATTTTAGATTTTGCTACACTAACAGGCGCTGCAGTGGCTGCATTAGGGGAAGATAAAGCAGCATTATTAAATTCAAATGCGAATAATGATATTCAAAATATATTAGCGAGTGCTAAAGCAGTAGATGAATTTGCTTTTGAATTGCCAATCACTAGCACTGAACAGCGCTTAATTCGTAATTCTGATGTGGCAGATTTAGTTAACCACACGAATGGCCAAGGAAAAGCATTATTTGCTGCAACATTTGTAACACACTTTAGTGGCGAAACACCACATATTCATTTTGATATTGCTGGACCAGCAACGACTAACATAAGTAGTTACAAAGGGCCTAAAGGTCCAACTGGCAGTATGATAACGACAGTAGTTAATTGGTTACGTCAATAA
- a CDS encoding NAD(P)/FAD-dependent oxidoreductase, translating to MAQDRKKVLVLGAGYAGLQTVTKLQKELSADEAEITLINKNKYHYEATWLHEASAGTLNYEDLIYPIESVIKEDKVKFINAEVTKIDRNAKKVETNHGIYDYDILVVALGFESETFGINGMKDHAFQIENIETARKLSRHIEDKFANYAASKEKDDKDLAILVGGAGFTGIEFLGELTERIPELCNKYGVDQNKVRITCVEAAPKMLPMFSDELVNYAVNYLEDRGVEFKIATPIVACNEKGFVVKVNDQEQQLEAGTAVWAAGVRGSKLMEESFEGVKRGRIINKQDLTIEGHDDIFVIGDCSAFIPAGEERPLPTTAQIAMQQGEHVAKNIKNILNGQAATDFEYVDRGTVCSLGSHDGVGIVYGRDITGKKAAFMKKVIDTRAVFKIGGVGLAFKKGKF from the coding sequence ATGGCTCAAGATCGTAAAAAAGTACTTGTTTTAGGTGCTGGTTATGCTGGTTTACAAACAGTAACTAAATTACAAAAAGAACTTTCTGCTGATGAAGCGGAGATCACTTTAATCAACAAAAATAAATATCACTATGAAGCAACTTGGTTACATGAAGCTTCAGCTGGTACATTAAATTATGAAGATTTAATCTATCCAATCGAAAGTGTTATTAAAGAAGATAAAGTTAAATTTATCAACGCTGAAGTAACTAAAATCGACCGTAATGCTAAAAAAGTAGAAACTAATCACGGTATCTACGATTACGATATTTTAGTAGTAGCTTTAGGTTTCGAAAGCGAAACATTTGGTATCAATGGTATGAAAGACCATGCATTCCAAATCGAAAATATCGAAACTGCTCGTAAATTATCTCGTCACATTGAAGATAAATTTGCTAACTATGCAGCTTCAAAAGAAAAAGACGATAAAGATTTAGCTATCTTAGTTGGTGGTGCTGGATTCACAGGTATCGAATTCTTAGGTGAATTAACTGAAAGAATTCCAGAATTATGTAATAAATATGGTGTAGATCAAAACAAAGTAAGAATTACTTGTGTTGAAGCTGCTCCTAAAATGTTACCAATGTTCTCTGATGAATTAGTAAACTATGCTGTAAACTACTTAGAAGATCGTGGCGTTGAATTCAAAATCGCTACTCCAATCGTTGCTTGTAACGAAAAAGGTTTCGTAGTTAAAGTAAACGATCAAGAACAACAATTAGAAGCTGGTACTGCTGTATGGGCTGCTGGTGTTCGTGGTAGCAAATTAATGGAAGAATCATTCGAAGGCGTTAAACGTGGCCGTATCATCAATAAACAAGATTTAACAATCGAAGGTCATGATGATATCTTCGTAATTGGTGACTGTTCTGCATTCATCCCAGCTGGTGAAGAGCGCCCATTACCAACTACAGCTCAAATTGCTATGCAACAAGGTGAACACGTTGCTAAAAACATTAAAAATATCTTAAATGGTCAAGCTGCAACTGACTTTGAATATGTAGATCGTGGTACTGTATGTTCATTAGGTTCTCATGATGGTGTAGGTATTGTTTACGGTAGAGATATTACTGGTAAAAAAGCTGCATTCATGAAAAAAGTTATTGATACTCGTGCAGTATTCAAAATCGGTGGCGTAGGCTTAGCATTCAAAAAAGGTAAATTCTAA
- a CDS encoding iron-sulfur cluster assembly accessory protein: protein MPTVTLTESAAYEVKDMLKSNDMEDGYLKIKVNGGGCTGLTYGMSAEEQPGDNDEVLEFYGLKVLVDKYDAPVLNGTTIDFKQSLMGGGFQIDNPNAIASCGCGSSFRTAKVAGNPENC from the coding sequence ATGCCAACTGTAACATTAACAGAATCTGCAGCATATGAAGTTAAAGATATGTTAAAAAGCAATGATATGGAAGACGGCTATTTAAAAATTAAAGTAAACGGTGGAGGATGCACTGGTTTAACTTATGGTATGTCTGCTGAAGAACAACCGGGAGATAATGATGAGGTGTTAGAATTTTACGGTTTAAAAGTTCTAGTAGATAAATATGATGCGCCAGTACTCAATGGTACGACAATTGATTTTAAACAATCGTTAATGGGTGGCGGTTTCCAAATTGATAATCCAAATGCTATTGCTTCATGTGGCTGTGGTAGTTCATTTAGAACTGCGAAGGTTGCTGGAAATCCTGAAAATTGCTAA
- a CDS encoding YuzB family protein, which yields MFPLVEFCISNMAKGGDYVYDKLENDPDVDVLEYGCLNNCGVCSCGLYALVDGDTVEGDTPEDLLNNIYKHIEENDFTNLL from the coding sequence ATGTTTCCATTAGTCGAGTTCTGTATTTCGAATATGGCCAAAGGCGGAGACTACGTTTACGATAAATTAGAAAACGACCCAGATGTAGATGTATTAGAATATGGATGTTTAAACAACTGTGGCGTTTGTTCATGTGGGTTGTATGCATTAGTCGATGGTGATACTGTTGAAGGTGATACACCGGAAGATTTATTGAATAATATTTATAAACATATTGAAGAAAATGATTTTACAAACTTATTATAG
- a CDS encoding NAD(P)/FAD-dependent oxidoreductase — MKNLVLLGGGYGNMRIMSRILPDGLPQDYTLTLIDRMPFHGLKPEFYALAAGTKSDNDVRMNFPDSDRIHTIYGEINEIDLESQIVSVGNTKVDYDELVIGLGCEDKYHNVPGAEEYTHSIQTLSKARKTFHSISELPKGARVGIVGAGLSGIELASELRESREDLEVILYDRGERILRNFPEKLSNYIAKWFRENNVKVVPNSLIDKVEPGKIYNGGTPEEVDLVVWTAGIQPVEIVRNLPIDINQSGRVIINQYHQVPTYKNVYVVGDCADLPHAPSAQLAEVQGDQIAEVLKKQWNNEALPEKMPELKVQGFLGSLGEKKGFAYIMDRTVTGRLAHILKSGVLWLYKYHNG; from the coding sequence ATGAAAAATTTAGTATTGCTCGGTGGCGGCTATGGAAATATGCGTATTATGTCACGTATTCTTCCAGATGGTCTTCCACAAGATTACACATTAACACTTATTGATCGCATGCCATTCCACGGTTTGAAACCAGAATTTTACGCTTTAGCGGCAGGCACAAAATCTGATAATGATGTGCGCATGAACTTTCCAGATTCTGATCGAATTCATACAATTTACGGGGAAATTAATGAAATCGATTTAGAAAGTCAAATTGTGTCAGTTGGAAACACTAAAGTCGATTATGACGAATTAGTGATTGGCTTAGGTTGTGAAGACAAATATCATAACGTTCCAGGTGCTGAAGAATACACACACAGTATTCAAACATTATCTAAAGCACGCAAAACTTTCCATAGTATTAGTGAATTACCTAAAGGCGCCAGAGTGGGCATCGTAGGCGCTGGATTAAGCGGCATTGAATTGGCTAGTGAATTACGTGAAAGTCGCGAAGATTTAGAAGTCATTTTATATGACCGTGGCGAACGTATTTTAAGAAATTTTCCTGAAAAATTAAGTAACTATATTGCAAAATGGTTCCGCGAAAATAATGTTAAAGTAGTTCCAAATTCACTTATTGATAAAGTTGAACCTGGTAAAATCTATAACGGTGGCACACCAGAAGAAGTCGACTTAGTAGTGTGGACAGCTGGTATTCAACCAGTTGAAATTGTAAGAAATTTACCAATTGATATTAATCAAAGTGGTCGCGTGATTATTAACCAATATCATCAAGTGCCTACATATAAAAATGTATACGTTGTAGGAGATTGTGCCGACTTACCACATGCGCCGAGTGCGCAATTAGCCGAAGTTCAAGGCGACCAAATTGCAGAAGTACTAAAAAAACAGTGGAATAATGAGGCACTACCTGAAAAAATGCCAGAACTTAAAGTGCAAGGTTTCTTAGGCTCATTAGGTGAGAAAAAAGGTTTCGCATATATCATGGATCGCACCGTTACAGGTCGTTTAGCTCACATCCTTAAATCAGGCGTACTGTGGTTATATAAATATCATAATGGTTAA
- a CDS encoding YuzD family protein, whose protein sequence is MTKVSVVVYGADVVCASCVNAPTSKNTYEWLKPLLERKYPDINFEYTYIDFQNETENLSDHDQQYIEQIEEDELFYPLITMNDEYVADGYIQTKQITNFVDKHFANKDNE, encoded by the coding sequence ATGACTAAAGTGAGTGTTGTTGTATATGGTGCAGATGTGGTCTGTGCAAGTTGTGTGAATGCACCAACTTCTAAAAATACTTACGAGTGGTTAAAACCATTACTAGAGCGTAAATATCCAGATATTAATTTTGAATATACGTATATTGATTTTCAAAATGAAACTGAAAATCTTAGCGATCATGATCAACAATATATCGAGCAAATTGAAGAAGATGAACTCTTCTATCCATTAATCACTATGAACGATGAATATGTAGCAGATGGATACATTCAAACGAAACAAATTACAAATTTTGTTGATAAACATTTCGCAAATAAAGACAATGAATAA
- a CDS encoding NifU family protein, which produces MPTENATMFDQVAEVIERLRPFLLRDGGDCTLVDVEDGIVKLQLHGACGTCPSSTITLKAGIERALHEEVPGVIEVEQVF; this is translated from the coding sequence ATGCCAACTGAGAATGCAACAATGTTTGATCAAGTAGCTGAAGTTATTGAACGTTTACGTCCTTTTTTATTACGTGACGGTGGAGACTGTACATTAGTAGATGTTGAAGACGGCATCGTGAAACTACAATTACACGGGGCTTGTGGGACTTGTCCAAGCTCAACAATCACATTAAAAGCTGGTATTGAACGTGCATTACACGAAGAAGTTCCAGGCGTTATCGAAGTAGAACAAGTCTTCTAA
- the dltD gene encoding D-alanyl-lipoteichoic acid biosynthesis protein DltD, translating to MKLKPFLPIIISGLLFLAFVLMPASWFTGLVTHKTVADNRMSLTDQVLKGTLIQNKLFSNDKYYPIYGSSELNKQDPFNPALALNQRKGTKPVFLVGTGGNTDLINAIELAGQYDQLKGKKMTFIISPQWFSTHGVNDRDFAARTTANQIEQIFQQKEMPAELKQRYAKRLLHFKSASNKSYLKEQVKHPGNVKGQYVSKFKQNQLLKIEAIKSYFSLDKSPLEHIHPITEPNVSWETMREKGEKLGEKRSSSNKYGIRNEYWKQLTTKKPMNHRKYEFKMNSPEFKDLSLLVDTMHQAGADVQYVILPVNGKWYDHLGIHRSTREPVYNKIHKTVVDHGGKVYDMSDKDYEKYVLSDVVHVGWKGWGYMNQHIAQHMQDDKSKDEHHHQHQEN from the coding sequence ATGAAATTAAAACCATTTTTACCTATTATTATTAGCGGCTTGTTATTCTTAGCTTTTGTGCTTATGCCAGCAAGCTGGTTTACTGGTTTAGTCACACATAAAACGGTCGCTGATAATAGAATGTCTTTAACAGATCAAGTACTTAAAGGTACGCTCATTCAAAATAAGCTGTTTAGCAATGACAAGTATTATCCAATTTATGGTTCAAGTGAATTGAACAAACAAGACCCGTTTAACCCAGCGCTTGCTTTAAATCAAAGAAAAGGTACAAAACCTGTATTCTTAGTAGGTACAGGAGGAAACACAGATTTAATCAATGCGATAGAATTAGCTGGCCAATATGACCAGTTAAAAGGTAAAAAAATGACTTTCATCATTTCACCCCAATGGTTTAGTACACATGGCGTAAATGATAGAGATTTTGCAGCCCGTACAACAGCAAATCAAATTGAACAGATTTTTCAACAAAAAGAAATGCCTGCAGAATTAAAGCAACGTTATGCTAAGCGTTTATTACATTTTAAAAGTGCTTCAAATAAATCATACTTAAAAGAACAAGTTAAACATCCAGGAAACGTGAAAGGACAATATGTTTCCAAGTTTAAACAGAATCAACTTCTTAAAATTGAAGCGATTAAATCTTATTTCTCTTTAGATAAATCGCCATTAGAGCATATTCACCCTATTACAGAACCTAATGTATCTTGGGAGACTATGCGTGAAAAAGGTGAGAAATTAGGAGAGAAACGTTCCTCTTCTAATAAATATGGTATTCGTAATGAATACTGGAAACAGTTAACAACGAAGAAACCAATGAACCATCGTAAGTATGAGTTTAAGATGAACTCTCCTGAGTTTAAAGATTTATCATTACTTGTAGATACGATGCATCAAGCTGGTGCGGATGTTCAATACGTCATTCTACCAGTTAATGGTAAATGGTATGATCACTTAGGAATTCATCGTTCAACTCGTGAACCAGTGTATAACAAGATTCATAAAACTGTAGTTGATCATGGTGGTAAAGTTTACGATATGTCTGATAAAGACTATGAAAAATATGTATTAAGTGATGTAGTGCATGTAGGTTGGAAAGGTTGGGGTTATATGAACCAACATATTGCTCAACACATGCAAGACGATAAGTCTAAAGATGAACATCATCATCAACATCAAGAGAATTAA
- the dltC gene encoding D-alanine--poly(phosphoribitol) ligase subunit 2, producing MEFREQVLDLLADVAENDIVKENPDVEIFEEGIIDSFQTVGLLLEIQNRLGIEVSIMDFDRDEWATPNKIVEALEELR from the coding sequence ATGGAATTTAGAGAACAAGTATTAGATTTATTAGCTGATGTTGCGGAAAACGATATTGTTAAAGAAAACCCAGACGTAGAAATCTTTGAAGAAGGTATTATTGATTCTTTCCAAACAGTTGGTTTATTACTTGAAATTCAAAATAGATTAGGTATTGAAGTATCTATTATGGACTTTGATCGTGATGAGTGGGCAACTCCTAATAAAATTGTTGAAGCTTTAGAAGAATTACGATGA
- the dltB gene encoding D-alanyl-lipoteichoic acid biosynthesis protein DltB: MIPYGTFTFFLIAFIVLLPVIILGFLGKRSYIYNGISTAIMIVIIFASDKHNLFGNKYLSIQLLSFVIYLIWQVAIIMGYYKSRQKNNTFSKFVIVMILSILPLAIVKVLQSSWLGGHQIHFHEHKLIEFVGFLGISYVTFKSIQLIMEIRDGSIKEIKVGKLIQFISFFPTVSSGPIDRYKRFVKDDKKVPTGEQYREMVLKAIHMIMLGFLYKYIIAYLINVYAIQPLTMNLHGFTHKWLYMYAYSFYLFFDFAGYSLFAVAVSYLYGINTPPNFKQPFKARNIKDFWNRWHMSLSFWFRDCVYMRTLFYMSRKKLMKNQFAMSNFAFFLNFFIMGVWHGLEVFYIVYGIYHGLMFIGYGYYERWRKKHPPRWQNGFTTALSIIITFHFVAFGFLIFSGKLI; this comes from the coding sequence ATGATTCCTTATGGTACGTTTACCTTCTTCTTAATTGCGTTCATTGTACTTTTACCTGTGATTATTCTCGGGTTTTTAGGTAAGCGAAGTTATATCTATAACGGTATTAGTACAGCAATTATGATTGTTATCATTTTTGCTTCAGATAAACATAACCTATTTGGTAATAAATATCTAAGTATTCAATTGTTAAGTTTTGTCATTTATCTAATTTGGCAAGTGGCGATAATTATGGGTTATTACAAATCACGCCAAAAGAACAACACATTTAGTAAATTTGTCATAGTAATGATTTTATCTATTTTACCGCTTGCGATTGTTAAAGTTTTACAAAGTTCATGGTTAGGCGGACATCAAATTCATTTCCATGAGCATAAATTAATTGAATTCGTAGGATTCTTAGGGATTTCCTACGTTACTTTCAAAAGTATTCAACTCATTATGGAAATTAGAGACGGTTCAATTAAAGAGATTAAAGTAGGGAAACTGATTCAATTTATTTCATTCTTCCCAACGGTATCTTCTGGGCCAATTGACCGTTATAAACGATTCGTTAAAGATGATAAAAAAGTGCCAACTGGAGAACAGTATAGAGAAATGGTATTAAAAGCCATTCATATGATTATGCTTGGTTTCCTATATAAATATATTATTGCGTATTTAATTAACGTATACGCAATTCAACCATTAACAATGAACTTACACGGTTTCACACATAAATGGTTATACATGTACGCGTATAGTTTCTATCTATTCTTTGACTTTGCAGGTTATAGTTTATTTGCTGTAGCTGTGAGTTACTTGTACGGTATTAATACACCACCTAACTTTAAACAACCGTTTAAAGCACGTAACATTAAAGACTTCTGGAATAGATGGCATATGTCATTATCATTCTGGTTTAGAGACTGTGTATACATGCGTACATTATTCTATATGTCACGTAAGAAATTAATGAAGAACCAATTTGCGATGTCTAACTTTGCGTTCTTCTTGAACTTCTTTATCATGGGTGTGTGGCATGGTTTAGAAGTATTTTATATTGTTTATGGTATCTATCACGGCTTAATGTTTATCGGTTATGGATACTATGAACGTTGGAGAAAGAAACACCCACCACGTTGGCAAAATGGTTTTACTACTGCTTTAAGTATCATCATCACGTTCCATTTTGTAGCATTTGGATTTTTAATCTTTTCAGGAAAATTAATTTAA